The following is a genomic window from Nguyenibacter vanlangensis.
GCGCTGGGATCGCCTGTGCGCCTATACGCTCGACGGCCGCCTCTCCATCGACAATAATTTCTCCGAACGTTGTCTCAGAAATATTGCGGTGACACGGAAGAATTTTCTGTTTCTGGGATCGGACCGGGGTGGAGAGCGAGCCGCGATCTTCTATACTCTCCTGACCACGGCAGCCCTCAACGGGCTGAATCCGGAACGCTGGATGGCTGATGTAATCGACCGCCTCGCGCGTGGGCATCCGATCAACCGGATCGACGAACTTTTACCCTGGAACTGGTCGCCACAGGCAAAGCAGAAACCCGCCTGAAAAGGCTTGATCCTGGCTGCCGGGAATGCTGCGCTACTACGCAGCATGCCGCCACAGACAAGACTCCCTCCCTATCTGCGTCAACTCGAACGCGTCCTCGCACGGCTCGAGACAGCCATGCTGTTGAGCGAACTGGACGGGTTCCTCGCCGGCGTCATCGTCTGTCCTGAGATGATCCTGCCCTCCGAATGGCTGCCCGTGGCGCTCGATCCCGACGAGGAGGGGGATCCTGTTCTCGAACACGAGAACGATGCTCGGTTGATCCTGCGCCATTACAACGCCGTGCTAAGGGATCTCGATCGCGGGCGTTATGCGCCTCTGTTCGATATCGACACAAGGCATGACGAAATACTCTGGGAACTGTGGATCGAGGGGTTCGAGCGCGCCATGACGCTGCGGCCTGAAGCGTGGGACAGCTTTTTGCTCGATCCCGACGAGGCGGTGCTCCGGGCCCTTGTCGGTCTACGCAAGCTCGTCGCCATGACCGATGCCCCAGCCGACAGCAGCGATGAACTCGGCGCCCTGCTGACGGAGACCGCGCCGGATCTCATCCCCGACTGGGTGCAGACACTCCATGCCGAGCGCCTGTCAAATTCCATGGACCACTTCTCGAACGCACCAGCCCTGTCGACAAAGGTCGGCAGAAACGAGCCCTGCCCCTGTGGCTCCGGCAAAAAATACAAGAAATGCTGCGGCATGAACTGAGCCAATCCAGCCCATAGAATGATGGAATGCAAGCGTGGGGATCAGCTCACGCTTACGATCGATGCCGAGTGTTTCAGATCTGCGTGGACGACGAGCCAGATTTCCCTTGAAAATGCATCGCCGTCGAAAGGTAGGCGTTCCAAGGCTGGGTCGGTATCGCCGAGGAAGCAAGGCAAGCCAGCAACGCCAATGCCTGTGCGTGCTGCGACGTGTTGACTGGTGATGTCGCTGACTTCGCAAACGATAGGACGTGACCCAGCCACCGCCAGAAGCCAATGCTGATGCGGCATGTCGGCATATTGCGCGTCATAGGCAATGAATTCCCATGTCGCAGGTTGGTGGCGGTAGGCATAGTCGCGGCTCGCGTAGAGTGCGAACGGCATGATTCCAAGCCTACGTGTAACGCTACTGGCCTCCGTAGGGCGCGACAGACGCACCGCGATATCGGCCTCGCGTCGGCTTAACGAAACCTGTTGAGCCTGACTCGAAATAGATAGCTGGATGTCGGGATGTTGCCTGTGGAATGTGAGGACCTGCTTGGCGAAGAAGTTGGTCGCGAGTACCGGTGGCGCGCTGACCGTGACCTTGCCGATGAAAGGCGAATGCGCAGCATGAACGGCTCTCTCTATCGCGAAGGCGCTTGCTTCCATTTGTGACGTAAGCTCGAAGATCTGTTCTCCCATCAGCGTCAATCGGCACGATCGCGGCAGACGGTCGATGAGTCTCATCTGCAATGCCGTTTCGAGCGCCGTCAGTCGGCGGCTGACCGTCGCATGATCGACCTTCAAACGGCGCGCCGCACCGGACAATGTTCCTGCCTGGGCGACGGCGAGAAAATGACGAAGATCTTCCCAATCGAACATCTGTGCGTTTTTCCCAATGTGGGTGGAAATTATATGGAATTTACGCACTGACTGTCGATCCCTGAAGCTGTTCAGAAATTGAGCAGGGAATGGGTCTTTATGTCTCGCATATTGATTGGGCAATCCAGGCTTGTGCAGATAGCATCATGCCTTGGCTTTGTGGTCGTTCTGATGGACGTCAGCGTCGTCAATGTGGCGCTGGAAGCGTTGCACGCCGCCTTTCGGGCCGACATGAGCGGTCTGCAATGGGTCGTCAACGCCTATACGTTGGCGTTCGCGGCACTTCTGTTGACTGCCGGAGCGCTCGGGGATCGGGTCGGCGCCCGGCGTGTCTTTATGGCTGGGTTTTCGCTGTTTATACTCGCATCGTTTGGATGCGGTCTCGCTTCTGACTTACGGGCACTGATTTTAGCCCGATTCCTGCAAGGAATCGGGGCCGCACTTTTGGTTCCGAATTCGCTCTCCTTGCTGCGTCAGGTCTTCCACGATCCCGAAGAACGTAATCGGGCGGTGGGATGGTGGGGCGCTGGCGGTGGAATCGCGCTCGCCGCAGGGCCGGTCGTGGGTGGGTTTCTGATCACTGTTGCCGGCTGGCGCGCCATCTTTCTCGTCAATCTTCCGATCGGTATGCT
Proteins encoded in this region:
- a CDS encoding UPF0149 family protein, which codes for MILAAGNAALLRSMPPQTRLPPYLRQLERVLARLETAMLLSELDGFLAGVIVCPEMILPSEWLPVALDPDEEGDPVLEHENDARLILRHYNAVLRDLDRGRYAPLFDIDTRHDEILWELWIEGFERAMTLRPEAWDSFLLDPDEAVLRALVGLRKLVAMTDAPADSSDELGALLTETAPDLIPDWVQTLHAERLSNSMDHFSNAPALSTKVGRNEPCPCGSGKKYKKCCGMN
- a CDS encoding LysR family transcriptional regulator, translated to MFDWEDLRHFLAVAQAGTLSGAARRLKVDHATVSRRLTALETALQMRLIDRLPRSCRLTLMGEQIFELTSQMEASAFAIERAVHAAHSPFIGKVTVSAPPVLATNFFAKQVLTFHRQHPDIQLSISSQAQQVSLSRREADIAVRLSRPTEASSVTRRLGIMPFALYASRDYAYRHQPATWEFIAYDAQYADMPHQHWLLAVAGSRPIVCEVSDITSQHVAARTGIGVAGLPCFLGDTDPALERLPFDGDAFSREIWLVVHADLKHSASIVSVS